The genomic window GTAATCTCCGCCACAAATGTTATTCCACTTTCGGCGCGCCGCCGATTTTCAAAGACCGGTGGCGCGCTCAAAGATAGGCTAATGCCGAAATTCCCAGACTTGTGGATTCCTTAATCACAGGCTGACGCGGATGAGCATGGATGGAAAAGGTTTTGCTAATCCAAAAGCAACGCCGCCGGCGGAAGGCCGCTCCAGAATTGAAATGACGCATCCGCCACCCGGAGGATCGGCACCTTCTCGCCAAACACTCAGCGCTCCGGCATCAGTTCCTCATTCGGATCCGGCCAGGCGGGGTCGTGGTTCTTCGCGTAGTTGAAGAGATGAGAATGCGGATGCTTTTTACCCATACCCGGGAGATACCTCAGATCGAAATCTATCTCTGATCGATTTATGGTAACTCGCGATACGAGATTCTCCACCAACTCCCGCTGCTTAAGATGGGACATCTTGAACCATTGGCTCACCAATTTCGCGCCATCCTTCGCTAGGGATTGAGAAGAAACCTGTTCCGCGTCCAATACCATCAGCATCTCTTTGAGATGCTCCGTCTCCCTGGCGATCTCGATCTTCCGCGCCTCCAAAGGAACCGACTGCCGCTTGAACTCGTCAAATCCCAACGCCCCTCCCTGATAGAGATCCACCAGGGATTCCAAGCGCTTGCTGACTTTCTCCCCGTCCTTGGCCAGCGACTGCAACAGGCTCCGCTTCTCGCCAGCCGCCTCCGAAGCCTTGAGCATGTATTCCGCAAGGCGGCGGTCATCGAGCAGGAAGTCGGACATCTGCTCGATGAAGAGCGCCTCCAGGTCGTCCTTCGGGATCTTGTTGCTGCACTTGTAGCAACGGTACTTCGGAGTTCCGGTCTGGGGATACATCTTCACGTCATTCCCGCACGCCCCGCAGAACGCGAGCCCGGAAAACAAGTATTTCGGATTGCGGCCCTTTTGCATGTATCGGCCATGCCCTTCCCTCCCCTCGTTGAGAATGCGGTTGCACTCGTTCCAATCCTCCTCGCTGACGATTGGCTCGACAGGGACATTGACCCATTCCTCCTTCGGCTTGAACTCCCACTTGCCGTCACCTAGGTTCCGGGTGAAATTGGCCAAGCGATTACCCTTCACCGTCGGATCCTGGAGCAGCTTGCCTACCGTTGAATACGACCACAGGTTGCCGGCACGCGTCCGGTAGCCCCTCTCGTTGAGAATGCGAGCGACGGTCAGCTTGCGGCGGTGCTCAAGGAAGAGGGACACCATCAATTTGCGGACGGCAGCCTCCTCCGGCTGCGGCACCATCTTGCTGTCGACCCAGTGATAACCGTAGACGGGCTTTCCGCCGGTGGACCTCCCCATCTTGGCACGGACAGGCACCGAAGCAGCAACTCGCGAGGAGATCTCCTCGCGCTCCCACTGCGCCATCGCCGCGATCATGGTAAAAAACACCCTGCCTGCGGGGCTCGACGGTAAGCGCTCCACCGCGGTGGGGAAGAAGAACTGGCTCTTCGTGGGAGGAGAAGACACGGGGGACCGCAGCGCTGTGATCTACACGCTCCTCGAGAGCGCGAGGCGGAACGGCCACGAACCGTATGCCTACCTGCGGGATGTCCTGGAGCGTCTGCCAGACACCACGACCGCCGGACTCGACGCACTGCTGCCGGTGAATTGGAAACCTGCCGGGCAAACCACCGTCACGTTACTGGCCGCCGGTTGAACCCGCCTTGTCAACCGAGGCTCCATGTAGCGCTTACATTTCAACGCTGGCACCGGAAGGCAGGTTGAATGTGAGCGGAAGGAGCGGTCGGTCGGTGGTGGCGGCTTCCTCAAGACGGACTTCGACGAACGACTGGCTGGCGGAAGCCGGGGTGTGGGCTGTTGATGCAGGCGGGGCGTCCCCCTTGCGCCGCTTCTGGATCCAGGTGGCGAAGGTGGAATAGCACAATCCGTGCTGCCGACAAAAGGCCATGGCAGAGAGCGAACTGGCATCGAAGGCCAGGAGGATGGCGGTCCGCAGCTCGGCACGGATGAGGAGTCGGCCACGGCGGTCCGAACGGATCATGCCGTCCGGCTTGTCAGAATTGGGAAGGGTCATAGACGGACAGTCTATGACCTTTACGGATTCGTAGGGAACCGGTGCTCCGTGGAGCGCTTACGGTGTCTTCGCTTACGGTGTCTTCGGTGATGAGGCGGGTTTTGAAGGGTATCCGCGACAAAGGGCGAAAGGGCTGAAGCGGGGGTACCCACCCAGCCTCATTACGGCGGACAAATCCGGCAGAATGTGGTGGGAGCAGTCGAGCAGGAGACCGGAAAATTGGTCACATTGATCGTTCCACATTGCGACAGTCCGTGTTAATGATGTCCACCACTTTCTCTAGGTTTCGCACATATCGAATTCGCTTTTATAAGTTGAATCTCGGACAGCGGCATTGGCTTGGCTTGCCGGCACACTCATTGACGCCCCACAATTTTCCTGCGACTCCAAGGTGACTGATTGTCCGGACGCCACGCCTCCCACCCCAGATGCAAATCACTGATATCCTTAACATAAGGATGGCGACTTAGCAAGGTTTTCAGAGCTACGATCTTTAAGGAGGATTCGTCTGCGCCTTCGGAACTAAGAAACTGCCAGTCCCCATCTGCTGCTCTTACGGCATGAACAATAGGCCTCAATTCTATTATTACGTGTCCGGTGGTGAAGACTGGAGCACTGGGACCATCCTCAAATGGCCATTCTTCGCAATTATTTTCCTCTTTCATGGTGATTTGTTGCTTTTTTTCTTATTGTGCTCAGCGCGGCGGAGTTTTAAGTTTTTGAAACTATTAGAACCTGGTTTCACCGTCGGATCTTTCGGTTTTTTCGGGATCACATGATCTCCCTGAACCGCAGATGGCGGAACAGTGCTTCCTTTGGTCGTGCGTGGATGAGGAGTCATGATCTCACCTGTGATATCATCACGCATCACGCCTCCATTTCGGGCAATATTATCAGATTTTGCCTTATCAAGGGCGATTTTTGTAAAATCTTTTCCGGGTCTCACACTTGGATGGTCAGCAAGGTGGCCGTAGGTATCCCCCTTCGATAGTCCTCGTCGAGGGACAGTCAATTACCATAGCCTTCGAAATTGCCGACAGCAGTCCTCTCGACCAAGAGGTCCGGAACATCGAAAAGGCCCTCAATTGCGGTATCGACTCAGTGGTCGTGATTTCGGACAGCAGCCCGCACTTCGCCGAAATTCAGCAGGCGGCCAAGGCACGCGGCATCTCAATCGAAAAGGTCACCTTCATGGAATCCGACTCCATAGGTGGATACTTCGCCTCGCTCGGAGCCACGCTGGCATCTTACGAAACAACCTCTCGAGGGTACAGAGTTCGTGTCCATCAGGCAGGTATGTCTGAACGCGAACGCGAGGAAAGGCTCGCCGCCATCCACAGGGCGATAGCGGAACACCAAAAAGACAACCAGCTGAAGCCCGAGTAGCTCAGGCTGCCGCTCTGCAGAAAACACAGCCAACGACACACGGAGCTTGAGCCCGGCGAACAGCTGCTCCGTCTTTCAGGACCAAAGGCAGGGCCAGGAAACCTGAAAGCTGATAGATGTGTCCACATCGGGCATGCCCCGGGGCCTTGAGATTACGAAAAATTTCTCAGAAGCTTTCGCACCCGCGCCGGCATGCGGTCCAATCGCGTACCTATGCGGAAAGCATGTCTTGGTTCGGGTCCGGCTTGTCCGCATCGAATCCTTTGGAATAGGAGAAGAGATCCTTGTGAAGGTACTCCACGAACTTCTCACGCTTCTCCTTGTCCAGCTTGTTCCAGATCGCGAGGTTCAGGGTGCGGGCGACCTTCATCATCATCTTGAGCGTGAGCTTGCGGCCGGATCGGGCACGCTGCACCTGCTTGTAGGTGAGCTGCTCTTCCGACGCCTCGACCAGATCGTGGCTCTCGAGGCCCCACTTCTCCATTACCGCTATCAGGGGCTGCGGCCCGAAATCTCTCTCTTCTTCGCTCATCATCTTAAGGGGTTTGTTGGCTGGTATCGGTTCGAGTTCAAGCATTCCTTGGCTGTCCGATTTCGATTCGGAGAAATTCCGACAGCTTCCTGATCATAGTGCCCGAGGGCTCATGGCCGCCAGCCTCCCAAGTAAAGAATGTTCCCTCCGTGACTCCGAGGCGCTTTGCCATCTCCTTCTGGGTAAGGCCGAGGCTTTTCCGAGCCGCCCTGATGCGGTCGGCAAGCGCGGAACTTGAGGTCATCCATGCGTCCCGATCCTTCCGAAAACAATGAAGACTGAATTGTAAAAAGTAGCTGTGAAGATGCTTGTGAAGGTAGGGCACGAATTTCTCGCGGTCTTCCTTCGGCAGTTTCATCATCACCGTCTCGTTCAGGGCGCGGGTGAGCTTCTGCATGAGGTGCAGCGTGAGCTGGCGGCCCTTGCGGGCTTTCTGCACCTGCTTGTGGTTCAGTTGTTCTTCGGAAACCTCCACCAATTCATGATTGGTCAAATTCCAGCGCACCATCAGGCCGTCGAGCGGCTGTGGTCCGTGATCGCGTGTCAGTTCATCCATGCGCGGGGTGTATCGCATTTCCCAAAAACCACCTACGAAAAAAATCCGCCCATGACCGTGACCGCTTGCGGGGATGAATTCCCCGCATCCCGGAGGGCGGCAATAGGCTTGCCCCTGGCTGGGGCGACGGTCCATCCTCGGACAGTGGATGGCCGCGCAGGCCGGAGGAACCCGTAGACCACGCTCATGAAAAACACCGACCTCAATCGCGGAGCCAGCGCCAGGAATGCCACGATCATATCACCACCATCCATGATCCTAGCATCCCGTCAAAGCCGTTCCAATTCCGTGCAGGCGATGCGCGTCGCCCGCGACTGGTCGCAGGCGGAGCTGGCCAAACGCTCGGGCATCTCCCGGGCGGCCGTCAGCGCGATCGAGGGAGACCGGCTCACGCCTTCCGTTTCCACGGCGCTCTCGCTGGCAGGAGTGCTGGGCTGCACGGTGGAGGAGCTTTTCGGAAGAAATGCCAAGCCAGCACCGGGCGGGCCGACATGGGCATGGCAACCGTGGCAGGAGCCGTGCCGGTATTGGGAGGCGGAGGTTTCCGGCAGGCGGCTTTTTTATCCGGTGGAGGCGACATCGCTCAATCCCCTGCCGCCCGATGGTATTTGGAAAAACGGGGTATCCCATGATTCGCAATCCGCCTCCGCCGAAATGACGCTGACCGTCGCCACCTGCGATCCCGCCGCCGGGTTGCTCGCGCATGAGTACGCCCGCGAATCCGGTTTCCGCATGTTGGTCTTTCCACGCGGTGGCGGTGCCGCGCTGGAGCTGGCGAAGCAGCGTGGCATCCATATGGCCGCGGTGCATCGGTCCACCGGGAAGTCGCCGGACCGGAACGCCGCATCCGCACGAGACACGCTGGGTGCGAATTCACGCCTGCTGCGTGTGGCTGCCTGGGAATCCGGCATCGCGCTGCCGTCCGACAGCCGCGTGAGTTCGGTGAAATCCCTTTCCAAACAAGCCACGCGATGGGCAGCCCGCGAACCGGGGTCAGCCGCACGAGAATGCCTCGACCATCTGCTGGAAGGAAAAAAGCCGCAGGGGCGGGAGGTCGAAGGCCACCACGGCGTGGCCGGAGCGGTCCGCGCCGGATGGGCGGACGCGGGCATCTGCGTGAAGCTCCCGGCGGTGGAGGCACGGTTGAACTTCCTGCCGATCCAGAACGAGGCGCTGGACTTCTGTTTCCACGCTTCCCTTGAAAACGACCCGCGCGTGCAGGCGCTCATCCGCGTGCTGCGGAGCCGCCGCTACCGTCAGATGATCGACGAGCTGCCGGGCTACGACGCCCGCCTCACCGGAGAGCTGGCCTCTGTCTGAAACCTTTTCCCCAAACAAACACCCGCCATGAATCGAAAACTACTCGCACCACTGAGCGTTGCCATTCTCACCATTTCCAACTCCAGCCACGCGGCGGAGAAGGAGGTCACATTGTTCAATGGATGGCTCCGTCAGCAATACCCCGGGAGCCAGCCATGGGACATCGGAGCGGAACTGCGCGGCCGCTTTGAAAACAAGGACGACGCCGGGGTGAACGCTTCCACCGACTTCGTCCCCGGCATCGCCGAAAGCCGCGAGGCATTCTATTTCCGGGAGAAGATCCACGTGGGTTACAAATCGGAATGGATCGGTGGATTCGTCGAAGGCCGTGACGCGTCAGGCCACGAGGACGAGAAGGCGGACGATGTCTTCGACCTCCATCAGGCCTATCTCACGCTCGGAAACGCGAAGGAATTTCCCCTCACCGCACAGATCGGCCGGCAGGAGCTTTCCTATGGCGACCAGCGGTTCGTCGGCAAAGGAGACTGGAGCAACTACGGGCGCTCTTTCGACGCGGTGAAGCTGCGCCTTGAAAACCCGTTCGGCTGGGTGGACGCCTTCACCAGCCGCGTGGTGCTGCCCGACGACGGTAATTTCAACACCAGCAATGACTATGATTATTTTTCCGGCATCTACGCGGGATCAAAAAAGCTCATGCCATGGCAGGACACACAGGTCTATTTCCTTGCCAGAAACTATGGGAAACAGGCTCCGAACGCCATCGGCACCGGCAACCCCGGATCCCCCTCCACGCAGCGCGACATCTACACCCTCGGCACGTTGTGGAAATCGAACGCCGACGCGTTCGGCGGCTGGGATTATAGTTTGGAAGCCGCCTTCCAGTTCGGCAGTGTCTATAACTCCGCCCAGGATGCCCGTCTCGACCAGCGGTCGCACGCGCTCTTCCTTGATGGCGGCCACACATGGGACAACATCTGGAGCACGCCCCGCCTCGGCATCGGCTATGAATATGGTTCCGGCGATGGCGATTCGACGGATGGCAGGGTGGAAACGCTGGAAAACCTTTTCGGCACCCAGCACCGCCCGTATGGCCTGATGGATCTCGCCGGCGCGCGGAACATGCACATCCCCAAGCTGGCCTTCTCCATGAAGCCGGTGAAAGGCCTCACCTTTTCCGTCGACTACCTCACCTTCATCCTCGCGGACACGGGCGATCTCTTCTACCCGGAATCCGGCGGCGGCCGCAACGCCAACGGCTATGGCATCAACTCCGGCTACGGCTCCTACGTCGGTTCGGAAATCGACATCTATGCGAACTATGCCGTCACCAAATGGTCGAACGTCCAGCTCGGCTACGGCCACTTCTTCACGGGAGACTACATAGAAGACTCCGTGGGAACCGCCGCCGAGGACGCGGATTGGTTCTACACACAACTCACCCTCACCTTCTGAAAAACACATGAAACCGTTATCCATCCTCCTATCACTTTTTCTCGCCTGCCAACTGACGGCGGCGGAGATCACCGTCTTCGCCGCGGCCAGCCTCACCGACTCGCTGAAGGAAATCGCGGCAGGCTATGAAAAGGCCACCGGCGACAAGGTGCGCTTCAACTTCGCCGCGTCCAACACCCTCGCGCAGCAGATCCAGGCAGGGGCACCCGCCGACATCTTCTTCTCGGCGGACGAAGCGAAAATGAACGCGCTCGACGCAGCCGGACTCGTCATGAAGGACACCCGCAAGGACCTGCTGGGAAACAGTCTCGTTATCATCACTCCGGAGCCGGGCGTGAAAATCTCCGCGCCGGAAGACCTGCTCAAGGGCGACATCAGACGCCTCTCGCTCGGTGATCCCAAGGCCGTCCCGGCGGGAGTCTATGCGAAGGAATGGCTGGAGAAAGCCGGCCTGTGGAAGAAGCTGGAACCGAAGGTCGCCCCTGCCGAAAACGTCCGCGCGGCCATGGCCGTGGTGGAATCCGGAAACGCGGAGGCGGGCATCGTTTACAAGACGGACGCCGCCATTTCCAAAAAGGTCCGTATCGCGCTCGCCATCCCCGCCACGGAAGGACCGAAGATCACCTACCCCGCCGCTGTCGTG from Luteolibacter yonseiensis includes these protein-coding regions:
- a CDS encoding recombinase family protein, with translation MIAAMAQWEREEISSRVAASVPVRAKMGRSTGGKPVYGYHWVDSKMVPQPEEAAVRKLMVSLFLEHRRKLTVARILNERGYRTRAGNLWSYSTVGKLLQDPTVKGNRLANFTRNLGDGKWEFKPKEEWVNVPVEPIVSEEDWNECNRILNEGREGHGRYMQKGRNPKYLFSGLAFCGACGNDVKMYPQTGTPKYRCYKCSNKIPKDDLEALFIEQMSDFLLDDRRLAEYMLKASEAAGEKRSLLQSLAKDGEKVSKRLESLVDLYQGGALGFDEFKRQSVPLEARKIEIARETEHLKEMLMVLDAEQVSSQSLAKDGAKLVSQWFKMSHLKQRELVENLVSRVTINRSEIDFDLRYLPGMGKKHPHSHLFNYAKNHDPAWPDPNEELMPER
- a CDS encoding transposase domain-containing protein, which encodes MVKNTLPAGLDGKRSTAVGKKNWLFVGGEDTGDRSAVIYTLLESARRNGHEPYAYLRDVLERLPDTTTAGLDALLPVNWKPAGQTTVTLLAAG
- the tnpA gene encoding IS66 family insertion sequence element accessory protein TnpA, with translation MTLPNSDKPDGMIRSDRRGRLLIRAELRTAILLAFDASSLSAMAFCRQHGLCYSTFATWIQKRRKGDAPPASTAHTPASASQSFVEVRLEEAATTDRPLLPLTFNLPSGASVEM
- a CDS encoding helix-turn-helix domain-containing protein, yielding MRYTPRMDELTRDHGPQPLDGLMVRWNLTNHELVEVSEEQLNHKQVQKARKGRQLTLHLMQKLTRALNETVMMKLPKEDREKFVPYLHKHLHSYFLQFSLHCFRKDRDAWMTSSSALADRIRAARKSLGLTQKEMAKRLGVTEGTFFTWEAGGHEPSGTMIRKLSEFLRIEIGQPRNA
- a CDS encoding substrate-binding domain-containing protein, with translation MILASRQSRSNSVQAMRVARDWSQAELAKRSGISRAAVSAIEGDRLTPSVSTALSLAGVLGCTVEELFGRNAKPAPGGPTWAWQPWQEPCRYWEAEVSGRRLFYPVEATSLNPLPPDGIWKNGVSHDSQSASAEMTLTVATCDPAAGLLAHEYARESGFRMLVFPRGGGAALELAKQRGIHMAAVHRSTGKSPDRNAASARDTLGANSRLLRVAAWESGIALPSDSRVSSVKSLSKQATRWAAREPGSAARECLDHLLEGKKPQGREVEGHHGVAGAVRAGWADAGICVKLPAVEARLNFLPIQNEALDFCFHASLENDPRVQALIRVLRSRRYRQMIDELPGYDARLTGELASV
- a CDS encoding alginate export family protein, translated to MNRKLLAPLSVAILTISNSSHAAEKEVTLFNGWLRQQYPGSQPWDIGAELRGRFENKDDAGVNASTDFVPGIAESREAFYFREKIHVGYKSEWIGGFVEGRDASGHEDEKADDVFDLHQAYLTLGNAKEFPLTAQIGRQELSYGDQRFVGKGDWSNYGRSFDAVKLRLENPFGWVDAFTSRVVLPDDGNFNTSNDYDYFSGIYAGSKKLMPWQDTQVYFLARNYGKQAPNAIGTGNPGSPSTQRDIYTLGTLWKSNADAFGGWDYSLEAAFQFGSVYNSAQDARLDQRSHALFLDGGHTWDNIWSTPRLGIGYEYGSGDGDSTDGRVETLENLFGTQHRPYGLMDLAGARNMHIPKLAFSMKPVKGLTFSVDYLTFILADTGDLFYPESGGGRNANGYGINSGYGSYVGSEIDIYANYAVTKWSNVQLGYGHFFTGDYIEDSVGTAAEDADWFYTQLTLTF
- the modA gene encoding molybdate ABC transporter substrate-binding protein, whose translation is MKPLSILLSLFLACQLTAAEITVFAAASLTDSLKEIAAGYEKATGDKVRFNFAASNTLAQQIQAGAPADIFFSADEAKMNALDAAGLVMKDTRKDLLGNSLVIITPEPGVKISAPEDLLKGDIRRLSLGDPKAVPAGVYAKEWLEKAGLWKKLEPKVAPAENVRAAMAVVESGNAEAGIVYKTDAAISKKVRIALAIPATEGPKITYPAAVVKDSRQPDAARKFLVYLADKTADDTFVRFGFTVID